A window of Nonomuraea angiospora genomic DNA:
CCCGCGGTGTGGTCGGACGAGGTGGCCGTGCTGCGCGAGGTGATCGAGTATCTCGCGGCGCTCGGCCACCGGCACATCGCCAGGGTGGCCGGGCTGCCGGGGCTGCTGCACACCAGGATCAGGGACGAGGCGTTCGCGGAGCTCTGCGCCGAGTCGGGGGTGGGCGAGCACCCGGTCGTCCACACCGACTACACGGGCGAGCAGGGCGCCCGCGCGACCAGGCGGCTGCTCAGCTCCCGGGCCAGGCCCACCGCGATCGTCTACGACAACGACATCATGGCGGTGGCCGGGCTGTCGGTCGCCCAGGAGATGCGCCTGGACGTCCCCTCCGAGCTGTCGATCGTGGGCTGGGATGACTCGCCGCTCTCCCAGGTGGTGCGGCCGCCGCTGACCGCGGTGACGCGCGACATCCCCGCCTGCGGCGCGCACGCCGCCCAGACCCTGCTCCGGCTGATCGACAGCGGGGAGACGGGGAGCCTGGAGGGGCCGCCGGCGCGCCTGCTGCCCCGGGGCAGCACCGCCCCCGCGGGCCGTGACCGAACCGTTTCACGGGCGATGTAGCCACAGGTCAGCGGCTCCATAAGGGGAAACATTTCAGCAATCTCCAAGGCTGGCTATTGTAACTTACCCGTTTAAGTGGTGAGATCCCTACACCATTGAATTTGGGCGCCAGTCGTGGGGATGCCCTCGCACATCCGCACGCCCTTTCGCACGGGAGTCCCGGCGCCCATCCGACCGATAGATCGGACAGCCCCATGCGACGAACGATGGCAGCGTGCAGCGCGGTCCTGCTGACGGTCCTGAGCGCGGCCTGCGCCACGAGTGGCCAGACGGAGACCAAACAGGCAGACCAGAACGCCCCCGCGACCCTGTCCTTCTGGTCCACGGGCGGAGATGACGAGACCGCGACCTTCCAGAAGGCGGCCGACCTCTACCACCAGAAGCATCCGAACGTGACGGTCAAGGTGCAGACCCTGTCGTGGAGCGACGCGTACGCCAAGTTGCTGGCGGCGGCCACCAGTCGCAACGGGCCCGACATCATCTCCGGCGGCATGACCTGGACCATCCAGTTCGGCACCAGGGGCGCCATGGTGGACCTGCGCAAGTACGGCGCCGACTCGCTCAAGGCGCAGGCGCTGCCCGCCCAGTGGGAGTCGGCCATCTCCCCCGACGGCTCGGTGTACGGCGTGCCGCTGGACATGTCGACCCTGGCCCTCTACTACCGCACGGACCTGCTGGAGAAGGCCAAGGTCGAGCCGCCCAAGACCTGGGAGGAGCTGACCGCGGCCATCGACAAGCTCAAGGCGGCCGGCGTGAAGAAGCCCTACAGCCAGGACTGGGGCAACCTGGACTGGATCGGCTACTTCAACTACCTCTACCAGGCGGGCGGCTCGTTCTACACCGCCGACTGCAAGCCCTCGCTCAACACCCCGCAGGCCGAGCAGGCGCTGACGTACTGGGCCGACCTCTACAAGAAGCACGGCGCGCCGACCGCCACCGTGGAGGGCTCCGACGCGCTGGACACCGGCACCGCGATGGTGGTGGCTGGCAACTGGATCGCCAAGGGCATCGACGTCAACAAGCCGAAGCTGAAGGGCAAGTGGGCGATGTCCACGATCCCCGCGGGGCCCGCCGGGCCGACCGCGTTCATCGGCGGCCGGGCGATCGGCGTGACCTCCTTCAGCAAGTACGTCGAGACGGGCGCGGACTTCGTCAAGTTCATGTACAGCGACGAGGCCATCGCCGCGATCTCGGACGAGGCGAAGAAGCGGAACATCTCCTACATCTCGCCGCGGGCCGACAAGATCGTGAACGGCTCGGTGTTCGCGCCCGAGCAGGCCCAGGTGTTCGAGGCGTCGATCAAGACGGGCAAGGCCGCGCCGGGCTGCCCGGGCTGGGACGAGAGCGCGCCGGACGTGACCAAGCAGCTCCAGTCGGTCATCCTCGGCAAGTCGGATGCCAAGACCGCGCTGGCGGAGGCCGCCAAGGTCATGGAGCGCAACGCCGGTTAGCCGCTCGCCGGGACCGGCGCGGCCCGGTCCCGGCCCCGATGATCCAGGAGTCTGACCCAGGAGTCGACATGGCCTCCCCCATCCCCCTGCGCAGCAGGCTGCGCCGCTACGGCACTTCGTACGCGATGCTGCTGCCCTTCCTCGCGCTGTTCGCGGGCTTTCTGATCTGGCCGCTGGCCAACTCCCTCTATCTGAGCTTCACGAAGTTCGACGGGATCAACCCCGCCGCGTTCACCGGCCTGGAGAACTTCCAGCAGTTGGCCTCGGACGCCAGGTTCCGCCACGCGCTGGGCAACACGGCCCTGTACGTGGTGGCCTCGGTCGTGCTCGGCACGCTGCTGTCGCTGGGCCTCGCCCTGGCCTTCAACGGCACCGGCTGGCTGCACCGGATCATGCGCACGGTGTTCTTCCTGCCGTCGGTGACCTCCTCCATCGCGCTCATGCTGATGTGGAAGTGGGTCCTCTACCCCAGCGACGTGGGCCTGGCCAACACCATCGTGGGCTGGTTCGGCGGCAAGGCGGTCGCCTGGCTGGCCACGCCGGGGCTGACGATTCCCATCCTGGTGGTGATGTCGGTGTGGGGCGGCATGGGCTACGGCATGGTGCTGTACGTGGCCGGGCTGGGCTCGATCCCCGAGGAGTACTACGAGGCAGCCAAGATCGACGGCGCCTCGACCTGGCACCGCTTCCGCCACATCACGCTGCCGCTGCTGCGCCCCGTCACCACGTACGTGGTGGTGACCGGCCTGATCGGCGCCTTCCAGGTGTTCGAGGCCGTCTACATCGTCTTCTCGACGGGCGCCAACACCATCGGCGGCGTGCTCGACTCGGGCCTGATGATCGTCCCCTACCTCTACGACCAGGGATTCACCCACTTCAGGCTGGGCTACGCCTCGGCGATCGCCTGGGTGCTCTTCCTGATCATCTTCGTGCTGAGCCTCGTCAACCTGCGCGTGGGCCGCGCCATGAAGGAGCTGTGATGGCCGTCGCCCCGATGGACACGATCGCCCCCGCGCCGCAGCCGTCCCGGCACGCGTCCCCGGCGGGCGGCAACCGGCGCGCGAAGATCAACGGGCATCTGCTGCGCCTGCCGTTCTACCTGCTGGCGCTGACGATGATCGCGCCGTTCTACTGGCTGCTCATCACGGTGTTCAAGCCGCCGAGGGAGCTGGCCAGGACGCCTCCGTCGTTCGTGCCGCAGAGCCCCACGGTCGCCAACTTCTACGACACGGAGTGGACCCCCAAGGGGATCAACCCCGGCCACCTGGCGGGCATCTTCCAGCGCTACCAGGTGGATCTCGGGTTCTGGCGGTTCATGCTCAACAGCCTCGTCATCACCACCGCCATCACCGTCGGGTCGCTGCTGATCTGCTCGCTGGCCGCGTACGTGATCTCCAAGCACGACATCAAGGGCCGGCGGACGATCTTCCTGCTGATCATCGCCTCGATGATGGTGCCCTGGCAGACGACGCTGATCCCCAACTACGTGATCATGCGGAACCTGGGCTGGCTGGACAGCTACGCCGCCTACATCGTGCCGGCGCTGGCCAAGGCGTTCGTGCTGTTCTTCCTGGTGCAGTTCCTGCAGTCGCTGCCGAACGAGCTGATCCAGGCGGCCAGGGTGGACGGCGCCGGGGAGTGGCGGATCTGGTGGAAGATCGTGCTGCCGCTGCTGCGGCCGGCGCTCGCCGCGATGTCGATCTTCATCGTGCTCGCGGAGTGGAACAACTTCCTCTGGCCGCTCATCATCGTCCAGAGCGACGAGATGGCGAACATACCCGTCGCGCTGGCCAGGCTCAACTCCTACTACGTGGGACCCGATCACCAGGGCGCGATCATGGCGGGCGGGCTGCTCGCGTCGGTCCCGACGATCACCTTCTTCGTGATCTTCCAGAAGTACTTCACCCGCGGCATCGCCCTCAGCGGCCTCAAGGGCTGACCGTTCCTAGGCAATATCTCCGGCGTCAGCCGGATCGCCATGACCTGGACCCGATCTAGGTCCGGGTGCACCCCGAACGGTCTTGGGTGCGGGGGGCTGCGCGAGTTGGCCGCCTGGGCCCCGGCAGGTCTTGCCGCCCTCGTGGGACGTGCCTACGGTCCTGGGCGGGCGCGTGGCCCCTTGCACTTTCGGAAGCGATACGGCCTGGCCGGTAGCTCTCCGCACCGCCATCCTCTGGTGGCGGACGGTCACACCTGGCCGACGCCGTATCGCATGCCCGAAAGCGCGTCGTGCGATCGCCACCGCAGCAGCATGATGCCGGGTGGCAGTGCTCTGCTAGCCCCTTCCCTGCCCTCACACTCCCGCCCGCCCCGTCACCCTTTCGCGAAGTTGCCCGCCGCACCAGGAGCACTCAAGATCAGCACGTCCAGACCAGCAGCGAGCCGGTACGTGCAGGGCTTGCCCCTCGCCGGATAATCGCTCTGAGTGATCGATAGGCTACCGAAACTCGCCGCTGCCGGGTAGAACATGTGAGCGATACCTGGAGCAGGGCGGCGCCTAAAGAGACCGGATTTCGATGACCCCGCCGGGGCTTCCAACCCATGACGTCTCATCGAACCACCACATCGTTGACACACCGCAGCACCGGCGCGCGGATCAGGGCCCGCTCGTCCAGGCCCGCAGTGTCGATCAGGAACTCGGCCCGCTCGCCCGGCAGCAGCGTGACGAGCTGGTCGTCGGCCTGGGCGGCCGGGTCCAGCCGGTCGGGGAAGACGGCCAGGTCGCGCAGGAGGGTGCGCGCGGTGACCGCCAGCCGGAGCCCGCCGGGGGTGGCCTCGGCCACGGTGTCGTAGCGCGGCTCGGGCAGGCGCAGGTCCCGGTCGGGCGCGAAGAACCACAGCGCCCGCCCCACCGCCAGGTCACCGCCGTCCGGCTCGGTGATCGCGGCGATCGGCCCGGTCTGCTCGCCCGAGTCGGTGATCGCGGCGGTGATCAGCTCGCTCGCCGGGTCTCCCGGCTCGGCGACGGGCGCGGCCAGCGGCAGGGTGACGACCGCCCGCGGCGGCACGTCCAGCGCGAGGTCCTGCGCCGCGAGCGCGCTGCCGTCGAAGCCGTGCCGTACGGCCCGCGCCGACGCCCGCCACGGCCGCGCGCTGTCGTTGACGGCGACCAGCGCCAGCCCGCCGTCGCGCGGCTGCACGGTCAGCAGCCGGTCGGCGTACGCCCTGCGCAGCGCGTGGAACAGCGGCTTGCGCCGCCCGTCCCCGTCCACGGCCGACCAGGACGTGACCGGCCAGCAGTCGTTGAGCTGCCAGACCACGCTGCCCGCGCAGTGCGGCCACAGGGCCCTGAAGTGCTCCACCCCGAGCTGGATGGCCCGCGCCTGGTTGACCTGGGTGAGGTAGTGCCAGTCGTCGAAGGTCCCGGGGACCGGGAAGTGCGGCTTGAGCCCGACGGCCAGCTTGAGGTTGCCGTCGACGGCCTTCTGGTGGTGCAGCAGGCCCCGGGAGTCGGGCAGCAGCGGCTCGTCGCTGATCGCCCGGCGGATCGTGGCGTACGCGGCTGGCCCCTGGAAGCCGAACTCGGCGGCCATGCGCGGCCGGTAGTCGCGGTAGACGGTGTAGTCGCGCTCGTTCCACACGTCCCAGATGTGCATGGTGCCGCGGGCCGGGTCGTTGGGCGGCAGGTCCATGGAGCCCGAGTAGGGGCTGCCCGGCCAGTACGGGCGGGTCGGGTCCAGCTCGGCCACCACGCGCGGCAGCGTCTCCAGGTAGAAGCCGCCTCCCCAGCTGCGCCCCTGGAGCGGCTCCTGCCAGCCCCAGTCGGCGTAGCCCTCGATGTTCTCGTTGTTGCCGCACCACAGGACCAGGCTCGGGTGCGCGCTCAGCCGGGCGACCTGCTCGCGCGCCTCCGCCTCCACCTCGGCCCCGATCGGGTCCTCCTCGGGGTAGGCGGCGCAGGCGAACGGGAAGTCCTGCCAGACCATCAGCCCGAGCCGGTCGCACAGGTCGTAGAAGTCCTCGCTCTCGTACAGGCCGCCGCCCCACACGCGGACGAGGTTGACGTTCGTCTCGCAGGCCTGGGCGAGCCGGGCGGCGTAGCGGTCGCGGCCCACCCTGGTGGGGAAGCAGTCGTCGGGGATCCAGTTCACCCCTCTGACGAACACCTCGACCCCGTTGACGGCCAGGGTGAACGCGCCGTCCTCGGTACGCAGGCGCACCTCGCGCAGCCCGATCTCGCGGCGCCACACGTCCTCGCCGGCGGTCACCTCAAGCTCGTAGAGCGGCTGCTCGCCGTACCCTCGCGGCCACCACAGCTCCGGGTCGGGCACCTCCAGCGTGAGCACGACCTCGTCACCGTCCTCGGGGATCACGGCGCGGGCCGCCACCCCCTTGATCGCCGCGCTCACCTCGGCGGCGCCCGTCTTCTCCACCCGGACGTGGACGTCCACCCGGGCCGTCCCGTCCTCGACGGTCACCAGCGGCCGGACCTCGGCGATCCTGACCCCGCTCCACTCGTGCAGCCCGATCGGCCGCCAGATGCCCGCCGTGATCAGCGTCGGGCCCCAGTCCCAGCCGAAGTTGCAGGCCATCTTCCTGATGAAGTTGTAGGGCTGGGTGTAGGCGCCGGGCCGGTGGCCGAGCTCCTCCCGCAGCCGCTCGGCGTATTCGAGCGCCGACCCGAACGTGACCGTCAGCCGGTTGCTCCCGGTCCGCAGCGCGTGGCGCACGTCGAACCGGTACGAGCGGTGCATGTTGGCCGACTCGCCCACCCGGACGCCGTTGAGCTCGACCGCCGCCACGGTGTCGAGCCCCTGGCACACGAGGTCGACGTGCTGGTGCCCGGTGCCGTCCCAGGAGAACTCCGTCTCGTAACGCCACTCGGTGCGCCCGATCCAGGCCAGGTGGGTCTCGTTGTCGTCGAGGTAGGGATCGGGGATCAGCCCCGCCGCGAGCAGGTCGGTGTGCACGCAACCCGGGACGGTGGCCGGGGCCCGCACGTCGCCGCTCGCGGAGCGGACGGTCCAGGCTTCATGAAGGGGGCGGAACGGGCTCATCAACCCTCCGGGCTCGAGCAGCGGGAATTGTCATCGCATCACTAAACCCGTTTAGTTTCAACGTTTCGCTGAACGGGTTCATGTACGGGGGCGGTGCTGCCCCTGCTGACCATGCGCGGGTTGGCCAGACGCGCGTCGGCCACCTCTCGGCCCCGGACCAGATCGAGCAGGGCGCGGGCGGCGTGGGCGCCGCAGGCGGCGATGTCCCTGCTGACCGCCGTCAGGTGCGGCCGGGCCAGCAGGCACAGGGCGGAGTCGTCCCAGGCCACGACGGCCAGCTCGCCGGGCACCGAGATCCCGGCCTCGCGGGCGGCGGCGGTGCCCGCGACCGCCATCACGTCGTTGTCGTACACGATGGCGGTGGGCCGGTCCGGCCCGCGCAGCAGGTCGAGCGTGGCCCGCTCGCCGCTCTCGCCGCCGTAGTCGGCGTACACGGTGACGCTCTCGACGCCCAGCCTGGCGGCGGTGGCCCGCATGGCGGCGGTCCTGACGCCGGTGTGCATCAGCTCCTCGGGGCCCGCGACCCTGGCGATCCTGCGATGCCCCAGCCCGGCCAGGTGCTCGATCACGGCGGCGAGCGCGCCGCCGTCGTCGATCCACACGGCCGGCAGCCGCCCGGTCCCGCCGGGGCCGCCGATGACGACGGCGGGCAGCCGCAGCTCCTCCAGCACGGCGATCCTGGCGTCCTGGACCCGCAGGTCCACGACGAACACTCCGGCGACCCGGTGCTGCGCCCACCATTTCCGGTAGATCGCGATCTCGGCCTCGTGGTCCTCGGTCATCTGCAGCAGCAGCCCCACGGACGCGGCCGACAGCGTGGCCTCGATGCCGGAGATCAGCTGCATGAAGAACGGCTCCAGCCCGAGCGTGCGCGCCGGTCGGTCCACGACCAGGCCCAGCACGTCGGGCCGGCCGTCGAACAGGGCCCGCGCCAGGCTGTTGGGCTGCCAGCCCAGCTCGGCGGCGATGGCCTGGATGCGGCGGCGCGTCTCGCTGGAGACGCCGGGACGGCCGTTGAGCGCGAACGACACGGCCCCCTTCGAGACGCCGGCCCTGCGCGCGATGTCGTCGATCGTGGGTCGCTTCATCGGCCGCCCCCTGGATTTACCGGTTCATATATCGCCCAGCGCGACTCTACGGCAAATGACACCGCCCGCCGCACCCCTTGCGGGGTCCGGCGGGCGGATGGGAGATGAAGCGGCGGGTCAGCGCTCGAAGCGATTTCCCATGTGGCGGCGGGTCAGCGCTTCGAGCGGCGGCCCGAGTTGCGGTGGGTCAGCGCTCGAAGCGGCGACCCGGGCTACGACGGGTCAGCGCTCGAAGCGGCGGCCCGAGTTGTTGCGGCGGTAGCCGCCGCCGTTGCCGCGCTCGTCCGAGCGGCCGCCGCCGGAGCGGTAGCCGTCGCGCGGGCCGCGCTCGTCGGGGCGGGAGCCGCCGCGCTCGCGGTCGGCCGCCGAGAACGGGCGGCTGCGGTCGGAGGCGTAGCGTCCGCCACGGTCGTCCGAACGGTAGCCGCCGCCACCGCGCTGCTGGCCGCGGTCGTCCTGGCGGAACGGCCGGTCGTCCGAGCGGTAGCCGCCGCGCGGCCCGCTGTCACGGCGCCGGTCGTCACCGAAGGTCCGCGGCTCCTGCGAGCGCCCGAACGGCCGCTCACCCTCGGCGTGCGGCCGGGAACGACGGTCCTCACCGGAGTTGAAGGGCCGCTCGCCGTCTGTGTGACGGCGCGGGCGACGGTCCTCACCGGAGTTGAAGGAACGCCCACCGTCCTCGTGACGGCGCGGACGACGGTCCTCGCCGGAACCGTACGAACGCTCGCCGTCCTCGTGACGCCGGGGGCGGCGGTCGCCGTCGAAGTCGCGGCGGGGACGGCGGCCGTTGCGGCGCTCGCCCTGGCCGCCGCCGCCCTCACGGCGGGGGCGGAGGGGCTTGCGCACGTCCGGCTCCCAGACCGGGATGGCCTCGCCGCTCGGCATGCGGGCGCCGGTCACCTCGGCCACCCGCGGGTGACCGGGCGTGGCCTTCAGGCGGAACGGGTGGATGCCGGCCCGCCGGGTGAGCGCGTCGGTGGAGCGGCGCTCGCTGGGCAGCACCAGCGTGACCACGGTGCCCTTCTCACCGGCGCGGGCGGTGCGGCCGCCCCGGTGCAGGTAGCTCTTGTGGTCCTGGGGCGGGTCCACGTGCAGCACCAGGCTGATGTTGTCGACGTGGATGCCGCGCGCCGCGACGTCGGTGCAGACGAGCACGTTGATGGCGCCCTCGCGGAACTCGGCGAGGATGCGGGTGCGCTGGTTCTGGCGCTTGCCGCCGTGCAGGCCGCCCGACTTGACGCCGACCCTGGCCAGCTGCTTGCAGAGCCGGTCGACGCCGTGCTGGGTGCGGACGAAGATGATCGTACGGCCCTCACGGTTGGCGATCTCGGCGGTGACGTCGAACTTCTCGTCGCGCGTGACCTGCATCACGTGGTGCTCCATGGTGTCGACCGGCGAGGTCGCGGGGGCCACGGAGTGGGTGATCGGGTTCTTGAGGAAGCGCTGCACCAGCTTGTCGACGTCGCCGTCGAGCGTGGCGGAGAACAGCAGCCGCTGCCCGTCGGCCGGGGTCTGCGCGAGCAGGTCGGTGACGACGGGGAAGAAGCCGAGGTCGCACATGTGGTCGGCCTCGTCCAGGACGCTGACCTCGACGTCGGCGAGCGAGCACTCGCCCTGCCGGATGAGGTCGCCGAGCCGGCCGGGCGTGGCGATGACGATGTCGACGCCGCGCCGCAGCGCCTCGATCTGCTTGCCCATGGACATGCCGCCCACGACGACCTTCATGCGCAGCCCCAGGCCGCGGCCGAGCGGCTCCAGGGCGTCGTGCACCTGGAGCGCGAGCTCACGGGTGGGCACGAGGATCATCGCGCGGGGGTGGCCGGGAGCCGGCCGCACGCCCGCGAGGCGGGCCATGGTGGGCAGTCCGAACGCGAGCGTCTTGCCGGAGCCGGTCTGGCCGCGGCCGAGCACGTCGTTGCCGGCGAGCACGTCGGGAATCGTCGCGCTCTGGATGGGGAACGGGCTGTCGATGCCCTGCTTGGCCAGCCCGTTGATGAGCGGCTTGGGCAGGCCCAGCAGCTCGAACTCCGACGGCCTCGGGTCGGCGTCTCTACCAGAGGCCGAGGCCGTGGGGCCGGAAGGGGCCGGCGAGTCGGAGGCCGCCGCACCGGCGGTCTCGTCGAACGCGGGCATGACAGCGTCAAGCATGGTCACGAAAGTCGTGCCTTTCCGTCGAAGTGGCACGTCACTTCTGCGAAAGGACGAGCCGGGACGTGCGGCGCACGCCGCACAGGGGTTCTGGTCACCCGCCATACGGGCGGGTCAAATCATTTAAGGGGGGAACACACCGGGCACCGGCCGCAGGCGATGCAGACGCGCGATGAGACGTCAGGTGCGTTTGGTACCAACGCCGGGATGCTATCTGAAATTCCCGGGGCGGGTCCGGACCTTCCGCAACCCTCTATGGCACGCCGAAGCGGCTGACGAGTCAGCGTCAGCCGTTTCAGCAGAAAAGATCAGACATTGAATCCTAGCATACGGAGCTGCTCGCGCCCCTCGTCGGTGATCTTGTCCGGGCCCCATGGCGGCAGCCAGACCCAGTTGATCTTCACGTCGGACACCATGCCCTCGAGCGCCGAGTGGGCCTGGTCCTCGATGACGTCGGTCAGCGGGCAGGCCGCGCTGGTCAGCGTCATGTCAATGGTGGCCACGGGCCGCGCGCCGTCGGCCGGGTCGAGGTTGAGCCCGTAGATGAGGCCCAGGTCGACCACGTTGATGCCGAGCTCCGGGTCCACGACGTCCTTGAGCGCCTCCATGACCTCGTCGACGGTGGTCTCACCGTCGAAGTCGGTCGGAGTCTCCACGGGCTTACTCATCGGGCACTCCTCACTACCGCATCCTTGTAGGCCATCCACGAAAGCAGCGCGCATTTGACGCGCGCCGGGAACTTGGCCACGCCCGCGAACGCGACCGCGTCGCCGAGCACGTCTTCGTCGGCCTCCACCTGTCCCCTGCCCTGCATGAGCCTGGTGAACTCGTCGACCACGGAGAGCGTCTCCTCGACCGTCGAGCCGGTGGTGAGCTCGTGCAGCACCGAGGCGGCGGCCTGGCTGATCGAACAGCCCTGACCGTCGTAGGAGACGTCCAGGACCTTGCCGCCGTCGCCCACCTTCACCCTGAGCGTGATCTCGTCGCCGCACGTGGGATTGACGTGGTGAACCTCGGCGTCGTACGGCTCACGCAGCCCCCGCCCCTGCGGGTGCTTGTAGTGCTCCAGGATCAGCTCCTGGTACATCGACTCGCCGATCATGGCTATGCGAACACCTTCTGAACGTGATGGAGGCCGCGGACCAGGGCGTCGATCTCGCCCGTGGTGTTGTACAGGTAGAACGACGCCCGCGTGGTCGCCGGTATTCCAAAGCGTAGGTGCAGGGGACGCGCGCAGTGGTGACCGACGCGTACGGCGACGCCGAACTGGTCGTCGAGGATCTGGCCGACGTCGTGCGGGTGGACGCCCTCCAGCGTGAACGACACCGTGCCGCCCCGCTGCTCCAGCGAGTCGGGACCGATGAAACGCAGGGTGGGCACCTCGCGCAGGGCGTCGAGCGCGTAGGCCGTCAGCGTGCGCTCGTGCGCCTCGATGGCCTCCATGCCGACCTCGGTGAGGTAGTCGACGGCCGCGCCCAGCCCGATGGCCTCGACGATCGGCGGCGTGCCGGCCTCGAACTTGTGCGGCACCGGCGCGTACGTCGAGTGGTCCATCCAGACCGCCTCGATCATCTCGCCGCCGCCCAGGAACGGGGGCATGGCGTCGAGCAGCTCGGCCTTGCCCCACAGGACGCCGATGCCCGACGGGCCGACCATCTTGTGGCCGGTGAAGGCCACGAAGTCGGCGCCCAGCTCGGTGACGTTGACCGGGTGGTGCGGCACGGACTGCGAGGCGTCCAGCATGATCAGCGCGCCGACCTCGTGCGCCCGCCTGGCCACCTCGGCGACCGGGTTGACGGTGCCGAGCACGTTGGACTGGTGGGCGATCGAGACGATCTTCGTCCGCTCGGTGATCACGGACGGGTCGTAGTCGAGCCGTCCGTCGTCGGTGACGCCGAACCACTTCAGCGTCGCGCCGGTGCGCTGCGCGAGCAGCTGCCACGGCACGATGTTGGAGTGGTGCTCCATCTCGGAGATGACGATCTCGTCGCCGGCCCCGAGCGTGAAGCGCGGATCGGTGTTGATGGGGTTGCCGAAGGCGTACGCGACGAGGTTGAGCGCCTCGGAGGCGTTCTTGGTGAAGATCACCTCGTCGCGCGACGGCGCCCCGACGAACGCGGCGACCTTGTCGCGGGCGCTCTCGTAGGCGTCGGTCGATTC
This region includes:
- a CDS encoding DEAD/DEAH box helicase yields the protein MLDAVMPAFDETAGAAASDSPAPSGPTASASGRDADPRPSEFELLGLPKPLINGLAKQGIDSPFPIQSATIPDVLAGNDVLGRGQTGSGKTLAFGLPTMARLAGVRPAPGHPRAMILVPTRELALQVHDALEPLGRGLGLRMKVVVGGMSMGKQIEALRRGVDIVIATPGRLGDLIRQGECSLADVEVSVLDEADHMCDLGFFPVVTDLLAQTPADGQRLLFSATLDGDVDKLVQRFLKNPITHSVAPATSPVDTMEHHVMQVTRDEKFDVTAEIANREGRTIIFVRTQHGVDRLCKQLARVGVKSGGLHGGKRQNQRTRILAEFREGAINVLVCTDVAARGIHVDNISLVLHVDPPQDHKSYLHRGGRTARAGEKGTVVTLVLPSERRSTDALTRRAGIHPFRLKATPGHPRVAEVTGARMPSGEAIPVWEPDVRKPLRPRREGGGGQGERRNGRRPRRDFDGDRRPRRHEDGERSYGSGEDRRPRRHEDGGRSFNSGEDRRPRRHTDGERPFNSGEDRRSRPHAEGERPFGRSQEPRTFGDDRRRDSGPRGGYRSDDRPFRQDDRGQQRGGGGYRSDDRGGRYASDRSRPFSAADRERGGSRPDERGPRDGYRSGGGRSDERGNGGGYRRNNSGRRFER
- a CDS encoding extracellular solute-binding protein; protein product: MAACSAVLLTVLSAACATSGQTETKQADQNAPATLSFWSTGGDDETATFQKAADLYHQKHPNVTVKVQTLSWSDAYAKLLAAATSRNGPDIISGGMTWTIQFGTRGAMVDLRKYGADSLKAQALPAQWESAISPDGSVYGVPLDMSTLALYYRTDLLEKAKVEPPKTWEELTAAIDKLKAAGVKKPYSQDWGNLDWIGYFNYLYQAGGSFYTADCKPSLNTPQAEQALTYWADLYKKHGAPTATVEGSDALDTGTAMVVAGNWIAKGIDVNKPKLKGKWAMSTIPAGPAGPTAFIGGRAIGVTSFSKYVETGADFVKFMYSDEAIAAISDEAKKRNISYISPRADKIVNGSVFAPEQAQVFEASIKTGKAAPGCPGWDESAPDVTKQLQSVILGKSDAKTALAEAAKVMERNAG
- a CDS encoding glycoside hydrolase family 2 protein; this encodes MSPFRPLHEAWTVRSASGDVRAPATVPGCVHTDLLAAGLIPDPYLDDNETHLAWIGRTEWRYETEFSWDGTGHQHVDLVCQGLDTVAAVELNGVRVGESANMHRSYRFDVRHALRTGSNRLTVTFGSALEYAERLREELGHRPGAYTQPYNFIRKMACNFGWDWGPTLITAGIWRPIGLHEWSGVRIAEVRPLVTVEDGTARVDVHVRVEKTGAAEVSAAIKGVAARAVIPEDGDEVVLTLEVPDPELWWPRGYGEQPLYELEVTAGEDVWRREIGLREVRLRTEDGAFTLAVNGVEVFVRGVNWIPDDCFPTRVGRDRYAARLAQACETNVNLVRVWGGGLYESEDFYDLCDRLGLMVWQDFPFACAAYPEEDPIGAEVEAEAREQVARLSAHPSLVLWCGNNENIEGYADWGWQEPLQGRSWGGGFYLETLPRVVAELDPTRPYWPGSPYSGSMDLPPNDPARGTMHIWDVWNERDYTVYRDYRPRMAAEFGFQGPAAYATIRRAISDEPLLPDSRGLLHHQKAVDGNLKLAVGLKPHFPVPGTFDDWHYLTQVNQARAIQLGVEHFRALWPHCAGSVVWQLNDCWPVTSWSAVDGDGRRKPLFHALRRAYADRLLTVQPRDGGLALVAVNDSARPWRASARAVRHGFDGSALAAQDLALDVPPRAVVTLPLAAPVAEPGDPASELITAAITDSGEQTGPIAAITEPDGGDLAVGRALWFFAPDRDLRLPEPRYDTVAEATPGGLRLAVTARTLLRDLAVFPDRLDPAAQADDQLVTLLPGERAEFLIDTAGLDERALIRAPVLRCVNDVVVR
- a CDS encoding carbohydrate ABC transporter permease; this encodes MAVAPMDTIAPAPQPSRHASPAGGNRRAKINGHLLRLPFYLLALTMIAPFYWLLITVFKPPRELARTPPSFVPQSPTVANFYDTEWTPKGINPGHLAGIFQRYQVDLGFWRFMLNSLVITTAITVGSLLICSLAAYVISKHDIKGRRTIFLLIIASMMVPWQTTLIPNYVIMRNLGWLDSYAAYIVPALAKAFVLFFLVQFLQSLPNELIQAARVDGAGEWRIWWKIVLPLLRPALAAMSIFIVLAEWNNFLWPLIIVQSDEMANIPVALARLNSYYVGPDHQGAIMAGGLLASVPTITFFVIFQKYFTRGIALSGLKG
- a CDS encoding LacI family DNA-binding transcriptional regulator, with protein sequence MKRPTIDDIARRAGVSKGAVSFALNGRPGVSSETRRRIQAIAAELGWQPNSLARALFDGRPDVLGLVVDRPARTLGLEPFFMQLISGIEATLSAASVGLLLQMTEDHEAEIAIYRKWWAQHRVAGVFVVDLRVQDARIAVLEELRLPAVVIGGPGGTGRLPAVWIDDGGALAAVIEHLAGLGHRRIARVAGPEELMHTGVRTAAMRATAARLGVESVTVYADYGGESGERATLDLLRGPDRPTAIVYDNDVMAVAGTAAAREAGISVPGELAVVAWDDSALCLLARPHLTAVSRDIAACGAHAARALLDLVRGREVADARLANPRMVSRGSTAPVHEPVQRNVETKRV
- a CDS encoding LacI family DNA-binding transcriptional regulator — its product is MKRPTIADIARRAGVSKGAVSYALNGQPGVSAETRARIQAIAQEIGWRPNLAARSLSGARADAIGLVLCRPARFLGVEPFFMELISGIEGELAASSCALMLQVVADHEAEIAVYRRWWGEGRVDGAILVDLHADDPRVPVVERLGMPAVVTGHPSGAGSLPAVWSDEVAVLREVIEYLAALGHRHIARVAGLPGLLHTRIRDEAFAELCAESGVGEHPVVHTDYTGEQGARATRRLLSSRARPTAIVYDNDIMAVAGLSVAQEMRLDVPSELSIVGWDDSPLSQVVRPPLTAVTRDIPACGAHAAQTLLRLIDSGETGSLEGPPARLLPRGSTAPAGRDRTVSRAM
- a CDS encoding carbohydrate ABC transporter permease, translated to MASPIPLRSRLRRYGTSYAMLLPFLALFAGFLIWPLANSLYLSFTKFDGINPAAFTGLENFQQLASDARFRHALGNTALYVVASVVLGTLLSLGLALAFNGTGWLHRIMRTVFFLPSVTSSIALMLMWKWVLYPSDVGLANTIVGWFGGKAVAWLATPGLTIPILVVMSVWGGMGYGMVLYVAGLGSIPEEYYEAAKIDGASTWHRFRHITLPLLRPVTTYVVVTGLIGAFQVFEAVYIVFSTGANTIGGVLDSGLMIVPYLYDQGFTHFRLGYASAIAWVLFLIIFVLSLVNLRVGRAMKEL